A single window of Leopardus geoffroyi isolate Oge1 chromosome D4, O.geoffroyi_Oge1_pat1.0, whole genome shotgun sequence DNA harbors:
- the LOC123592782 gene encoding interferon alpha, producing MALPSSFLVALVALGCNSVCSLGCDLPQTHGLLNRRALTLLGQMRRLPASSCQKDRNDFAFPQDVFGGDQPHKAQALSVVHVTNQKIFHFFCTEASSSAAWNTTLLEEFCTGLDRQLTRLEACVMQEVGEGEAPLTNEDSILRNYFQRLSLYLQEKKYSPCAWEIVRAEIMRSLYSSTALQKRLRSEK from the coding sequence ATGGCGCTGCCCTCTTCCTTCTTGGTGGCCCTGGTGGCGCTGGGCTGCAACTCCGTCTGCTCTCTGGGCTGTGACCTGCCTCAGACCCACGGCCTGCTGAACAGGAGGGCCTTGACGCTCCTGGGACAAATGAGGAGACTCCCTGCCAGCTCCTGCCAGAAGGACAGAAATGACTTCGCCTTCCCCCAGGACGTGTTTGGTGGAGACCAGCCCCACAAGGCCCAAGCCCTCTCTGTGGTGCACGTGACGAACCAGAAGATCTTCCACTTCTTCTGCACAGAGGCGTCCTCGTCTGCTGCTTGGAACACCACCCTCCTGGAGGAATTCTGCACGGGACTTGATCGGCAGCTGACCCGCCTGGAAGCCTGTGTCatgcaggaggtgggggagggagaggctccCCTCACGAACGAGGACTCCATCCTGAGGAACTACTTCCAAAGACTCTCCCTCTACCTGCAAGAGAAGAAATACAGCCCTTGTGCCTGGGAGATCGTCCGAGCAGAAATCATGAGATCCTTGTA